In Bradyrhizobium paxllaeri, the genomic stretch TTCAGGCGTACACGACATCCGCTTTGTCGAGGACGATTGGGAAAGCCCGACGCTCGGCGCCTGGGGGCTCGGCTGGGAATGCTGGTGCGACGGCATGGAAGTCAGCCAGTTCACTTACTTCCAGCAGGTCGCGGGCGTCGAATGTGCGCCGGTCTCCGGCGAACTCACTTACGGACTCGAGCGGCTGGCGATGTATGTGCAGGGTGTCGACCGCGTCTACGATCTCAACTTCAACGGCCGCGAGGGCGCCGACAAGGTCACCTATGGCGACGTCTTCCTGCAGGCCGAGCAGGAATATTCCCGGCATAATTTCGAATACGCCGACACCGCAATGCTGTTCGAGCAGTTCAGGATGGCGGAAGACGCCTGCAAAAAATATCTCGCGGCCGGTTGGAAAGAGGGCGGCAACCAGAAGGAGCATCTGATGGCGCTGCCGGCCTATGACCAGTGCATCAAGGCGAGCCATGTCTTCAACCTGCTCGATGCCCGTGGCGTGATCTCGGTGACGGAACGGCAGAGCTACATCATGCGCGTGCGCGAACTGGCGAAAGCCTGCGGCGAAGCCTGGGTTCACACCGAAGCGGGCAGGGCGGTCTGATGCCTGATCTTCTCCTCGAACTCTTCTCCGAAGAAATCCCCGCGCGCATGCAGACGAAGGCGGCGGACGATCTGCGCCGCATGGTCACCGACAAGCTCGTCGCCGAAGGTCTCGTCTACGAAGGCGCAAAGGCGTTCGCGACGCCGCGCCGGCTGGCGCTGACCGTGCATGGCATTCCCCAGCGTCAGTCCGACCTGAAGGAAGAGCGCCGCGGCCCGCGCGTCGGGGGGCCCGATGCCGCGATCCAGGGATTTTTGAAGGCGACCGGGCTTGCGCGGATCGAGGACGCCAAGATCCAGACCGATCCGAAGAAGGGCGATTTCTACATCGCACTGATCGAAAAGCCGGGCCGCGCCACCATCGACGTGCTGGCCGAAATCCTGCCGGTCATCATCAGAACCTTCCCGTGGCCGAAATCGATGCGCTGGGGCGAACGCTCGGCCAAGTCAGGCTCGCTCTCCTGGGTGCGGCCGCTGCACTCGATCATCGCGACCTTCGGTCCCGAGACCGAAGACCCCGACGTGGTGAAGTTTGCTGTCGACGGCATCGAGGCCGGTCAAGTCACGCACGGCCACCGCTTCCTGGCGCCGGATGCAATCTCCGTGCGCCGCTTCGAGGATTACGAAGCGAAATTGAAGGCCGCCAAGGTCGTGCTCGACGCGCAGGCGCGCAAGGACATCATCCTTGAGGATGCCAAGGAATTGGCATTCGCACAGGGCTTTGAGCTGGTGGAAGACCAGGTGCTAGCCGACGAAGTGGCGGGCCTTGTCGAGTGGCCGGTCGCGCTGATGGGATCGTTCGAAAAAGAATTCTTGTCGATCCCGGACGAGGTGATCCGCGCCACCATCAGAAACAATCAGAAATGCTTTGTGGTGCGCGATCCGAAGACCGGCAAGCTCGCCAACAAGTTCATCCTGACCGCCAACATCGAGGCCACCGACGGCGGCAAGGTGATCATCGCCGGTAACGAACGCGTCATCCGCGCGCGGCTGTCGGACGCAAAATTCTTCTACGAGACCGACCTGAAGACGAAGCTGGAGAGCCGGCTGCCGAAATTCGAGCAGATCGTGTTCCATGAGAAGCTGGGCACGCAGGCCGAGCGGATCAAACGGATCGAGCGTTTGGCCGCGGAGATCGCACCGCTGGTCGGCGCCGATGTTGAAAAGGCCAAGCGTGCCGCGCAT encodes the following:
- a CDS encoding glycine--tRNA ligase subunit alpha, which codes for MDALPDHMRPERSFQGFILALQRFWAEQGCVILQPYDMEMGAGTFHPATTLRALGPKRWNAAYVQPSRRPKDGRYGENPNRMQHYYQFQVIMKPSPPNLQDLYLKSLAAIGIDSGVHDIRFVEDDWESPTLGAWGLGWECWCDGMEVSQFTYFQQVAGVECAPVSGELTYGLERLAMYVQGVDRVYDLNFNGREGADKVTYGDVFLQAEQEYSRHNFEYADTAMLFEQFRMAEDACKKYLAAGWKEGGNQKEHLMALPAYDQCIKASHVFNLLDARGVISVTERQSYIMRVRELAKACGEAWVHTEAGRAV
- the glyS gene encoding glycine--tRNA ligase subunit beta, whose product is MPDLLLELFSEEIPARMQTKAADDLRRMVTDKLVAEGLVYEGAKAFATPRRLALTVHGIPQRQSDLKEERRGPRVGGPDAAIQGFLKATGLARIEDAKIQTDPKKGDFYIALIEKPGRATIDVLAEILPVIIRTFPWPKSMRWGERSAKSGSLSWVRPLHSIIATFGPETEDPDVVKFAVDGIEAGQVTHGHRFLAPDAISVRRFEDYEAKLKAAKVVLDAQARKDIILEDAKELAFAQGFELVEDQVLADEVAGLVEWPVALMGSFEKEFLSIPDEVIRATIRNNQKCFVVRDPKTGKLANKFILTANIEATDGGKVIIAGNERVIRARLSDAKFFYETDLKTKLESRLPKFEQIVFHEKLGTQAERIKRIERLAAEIAPLVGADVEKAKRAAHLAKADLLTEVVGEFPELQGLMGKYYAQAQGEDVAVAAASEEHYKPQGPADRVPTDPVSVAVALADKVDTLVGFWAIDEKPTGSKDPYALRRAALGVIRLIVDNTLRLPILNVAKSALAGLPKKDDVQNLPGDLLAFFADRLKVQLRDQGARHDLVDAVFSLGGQDDLLLVVRRVEALGKFLDTDDGKNLLAGTKRASNILAIEEKKDKRTFDGAPDAGLYSLLEEKALAKAIDQVKSEASAAVQKEDFAAAMSAMAKLRPAVDAFFDKVKVNDDEPKVRENRLKLLNEIRAATRAVADFSKIEG